DNA from Streptomyces sp. Edi4:
GGATTGTCCTCGTGTGTCACGCCGACCAGGACACACAGGCCCTCGCCCGTGATCTCGCCGACCGTCTCGCCCGCCACGACGACCTTCGCGCCGTCGACTCTCTGCACCACCGCTCGCATGTGGCTCAACCTATGCCACCGGCGCGTCCGGATTCCGAGCGGCTGAACGGGTGCAGTGCGCCTGCACGTGCCGTACCCGGAGTGGCACGATGCGTACAGGCGGTGCTTCCCCGGGTCCTTCGGGCTCAGGGAGACCCCATGCACCGGTCGAGGGGACGGAAAGACGCATGAGTACACCAGGCGCCGGGCGATCGTCCGGTCCCGTATCGCTGACCCGGACCAGCCCGCGTACCGCCGTGCGATCCCCCATGCGATGGGCCGGCGGCGCCCTGCCGATCCAGCGCGACCACGACCTGGCCGGGCTCCGGCTGGCCGAACTGCGCGCGCTGCGCCGCCAGTCGCAGCGCGACGAGGCCGACCTCAGCTATGTGCGGCGGCTCCTGCACGGCCGGATCGACATCCTGCGGGCCGAGCTCGCCCGGCGCACCGGGCCGCAGGCGCCGGTGGTGGAGCGGCTTGCCGAGATCCTGACCGACGCGCCCTCCTCGCACCGGGCCTCGGCCCGCCACGTCACGCTCTCCGCGCCGCGCAACGAGGAGTACCGGATCCTGGCCGCCGAGATGGACGCCGAGGTCGAGCTCTCCGACCTGGCCGCCCGTACGGACGACGAGCTGCACACCGCGACCGGCCGCCTGATCCGCTACGAGCAGCAGGTCTCCCGGCGCCGCCAGGAGCTCCAGCGCACCGCCGACGATTGCAGCGCGGAGATCGCCCGCAGGTACCGTGATGGGGAAGCGCAAGTAGACGATCTGCTCATCTGACCCACCGACCGGAAGCGATCCTTCCGGGGCGGGTCATCTGCCCCGGAAGGCCGCCCCATGACCGCCGTGTCCCCGACGTCCCCGATATCCCAGGTCGCGTCCCCGATACCCCCGGTCCTCGCCGAGGTCGTCCGTTCGGGGTTCGTCGAGGGCCATCACCGGGGCTCGCTCGTGGTCCTGGCCGCCGACGGCAGCGTCGAGTTCGCGCTCGGCGACCCGGCGGCTCCCGTCTTCCCCCGCTCCTCCAACAAGCCGATGCAGGCCGCCGCCGTGCTGCGGGCCGGACTCGACCTGTCCGGGCAGCGCCTGGCGATCGCCGCCGCAAGCCACTCGGGCGAGGGCTTCCACCTCGATCTGGTCCGGACGATGCTGGCCGAGCACGGACTGAGCCCGGACGACCTCCAGACCCCGCCCGACCTGCCGCTGGACGCCGCAGAGGCCGAGACGTACCTGGCGGCGGGGCACGTCCGCGACCGGCTCACCATGAACTGCTCCGGCAAGCACGCGGCGATGCTCGCCGCCTGCAAGCTCAACGGCTGGGACCTGGGCACCTACCTCGACCCGGCGCACCCCCTCCAGCGCCTGGCCCACGACAGCGTCGAGGCGGCCGCCGGCGAGCCCGTCGCCTCGGTCGGCACCGACGGCTGCGGCGCTCCCCTGATGGCGATCAGCCTCACCGGCCTCGCCCGCGCCTTCCGTACCTTCGCCACGGCCGCCCCTGACACCGTCGAAGGCCGCGTCGCCGAGGCGATGCGCGCTCACCCCGAGTACGTCGCCGGTACCCGCAGGCCCGACACCTGGCTGATGCGCGAGGTGCCGGGCGCGCTGTCGAAGATGGGCGCCGAGGCCGTGCAGGCCTTCGCGCTCGCCGACGGCCGCGCGCTCGCCTTCAAGGTCGACGACGGCGCCATCCGCTCGCTCGGCCCGATCCTGGCGCGGGCCCTGCGCCTGATGGGCGTGGACGCTCCGGTGGTGGAGCGGATCGGCCGGGCGCCGCTGTTCGGCGGGGCCGCCGAGGTGGGCGAAATCCGCGCGACATTCTGAACCCGGGCGGCTTAGCGTGGCGGCCATGAGCACCCCGGCCAGGTCCGACATCGAGGTCCGTACCGTCGCCGAATCCGAGTTCGTCGCCTGGATGAAGGCGATGAGCACGGGTTTTCTGAAGGCGGCGCCGCCGAGCGAGGACTACACGCGGGATCTGATGGCCCACACCGACCTCGGCCGGGTGCGCGGAGCCTTCGACGGCGGCCGGTGCGTGGCCACGTTCCGCTCTTTCGCCCAGGAGCTGACCGTGCCGGGCGGGGCCGCGCTGCCGGTGAGCGCGGTCAGCGCGGTCACCGTGGCGCCCACGCACCGCAGACGCGGGCTGCTGTCCCGGATGATGGCGGCCGACCTCGCCGGGGCCCGGGAGCGCGGCGAGCTCGCGTCCACGCTGATCGCCGCCGAGTACCCCATTTACGGCCGGTACGGGTACGGGCCCGCCACCTGGCTCACCGAGTGGGAGATCGACACGGCCCGCACGGGCCTCGACCCGCACTGGTCGCGCCCGGAGTGCGGCGGCCGGGTGGATCTGGTGGACCCGGCCGACGCGGCCAAGCTCGGCACCGAGGTGTTCGAACGTTTCCGGCCATTCCAGCCCGGCGCGATCAACCGCGACCGGCGCTGGTGGGACCGGGCCACCGGAGTCAACCGCCGCGACGCCTCCTGGACCGAGCCCTTCTTCGCGGTGTACCGCACGGCCGACGGCGACCCGGCCGGGATCGTCACGTACACCGCCGACGAGCGCTGGAGCGACGCCAAGCTGCCCGAGAACACCGCGACCGTGCGGAGCCTGATCGGCCTCACCCCGCAGGCGGACCGCGCCCTGTGGCACTACCTGTGCTCCATCGACTGGATCCGCACCGTACGCACCGGCTACCGCGCCCCCGACGACCTGCTGCCGCTGTTCTTCCCGAACCCGCGCGCCGCCAGGATCGTGACCCACAGCGACTCTCTGTGGCTGCGGCTGCTCGATGTCGCCGCCGCCCTTGAGGCCCGCGCGTACGACGCCGAGGGCGGCGGCAACATCGTCCTTGAGGTCGAGGACGCCACGGGCCTGACGGCGGGCCGCTTCCTGCTGGAGGCGGACCGCAGCGGCGCCCGCTGTGCGCCCACCACGCGGGAGGCCGAACTGGTCCTCGACGTAAGGGAGTTGGCGTCCCTGTACCTGGGCGACGAGTCGGCCTCGCGGCTGCTCGGGCTCGGCCGGGTCACCGAGGCCCGGGCGGGCGCGGCCCTGCGCGCGGACGCCCTGTTCCGCACGGCCCGCCGCCCGTGGTGCCCGGACATGTTCTGACCGGCCGCCGCGACCGGGGCGCGGGCGGTCGTATGGCGGGTGCGCGCGTGGCGGGCGGGCGCGTGGCGGGTGGGCGCGTGGCGGGTGGTCAGGCCGCGGCCGACCTGCGCCGGTAGTAGGCGATCGTCGTGGCCGCGAGCAGGGGCGCCCAGGCCGGCAGCGGGGCGTAGCAGGCCAGGAGGAGCACCTGCTGGGCCGGTGTCCGCGTGACGCGGTCGATCAGATCGGGCACCTGGGTGACGGCGAACCAGCCCGCGAGCGCGCACAGCACCGCCGAGCCGAGCAGCGTCGGCACCACCGCCGCGAGCGTCCGCACCGGGCGGCCCCCGATCAACGGCAGCCGCCGGGGCGCCACTTCGCCCCAGGGCCGCACGAGTCCGAGGGTGAGCAGGGCGAGCGCTTCGGAGATCACGGCGAGCGACACGGCGAGCACCACCTCGCGCCCGTCGCGCCCCGACTGCTCGGCCACCGGCAACCCGGCGATCTGGGCGATCCGCCACAGGCCCGAGGGCAGCGTGACAAGGGGCACCGCGTGCGCGGCGACGACGGCCCAACGCGGCACGTCGGGCAGGGCGTCGATCTTCAACATGCGTCCATCGTGCGGGCGCGCGGGGCGCCGCACATCGTCGGCGAGGAGGGGGGCGCTTCCCCCGTGCGGGGGAGGCGGGGGAGGGGGGGTCTGTGGGCGTACGGCCCGGCGGGAGGGGGCGCACCTTGCCCGGCGGGCGGGGGCGAGCCCTGCCTGGCTCGGGCGGCGCGGAGTCGGCCGGCTCGGGTGTGTTTGGGCCCTGCCCGGCGGGAGGGGGAGGCGAGCCCTGCCTGGCTCATGCGGGGCGGGGTCGGCCGGCTCAGGCCTGTTCGGGTCTGCCGGCTCGGGCGGGGCGGGGTCGGCCGGCTCGGGCGGGGGCGGGGTCGCGTGTGGGCTGTGCGGCCCATCCGTTGGGGTAGCGCGCGTCATCCGGGGCCAGTCGCTGGGTGATCCGGTCGAAAAGGTCCTCCAGCGGGTCACCGAGCTCGCGGCCGAACTCGGTGAGGCCATAGGTGACTTGAGGCGGTGTGGTCGGCTCGACCTTGCGCCAGACCAGATCGTCCTCGACGAGCGCGCGCAGCGTCTGGGCGAGCATCTTCTCGCTGATGCCCTGGATGCTCTCGCGCAGCTCGTAGAACCGGAGGTCATTGCGCCGCAGCGCGATCAGGACCCAGATGCCCCATCTGCTGGTCACGTGGTCGACGACGACCCGCGCGGGGCAGTCGGTGTGAAACACGTCATACCGCCGCTCGGGAGCGACCGGGGTGAGCTGCGCGCCTTCCGTCATGGCAGGAGCTTACCCAGAGGTACGCCCTTACGGATAGTTAGCCCGAACTCCTAACGTGCGGACCACGGAGATCGACGCGGCGCGGGAGCACACCGCACGCGTCGCACCTACCGCACCTACCGCACGCGTCACAGGCGTCCCAGGCGTCCCAGGCGTCCCACGCGTCGCGCGCATCGCAGAGAGAAGGAGCTTTCATGATCGTGGTGACCGGGGCCACCGGAAACATTGGCCGGCCGTTGACGCGGGCGCTTGCCGAGGCGGGGCAGCCGGTGACGGCGGTGTCACGGCGCCCGGCCGAGGTGCCCGACGGGGTGCGCCACGTGGTGGCCGACCTGAGCGACCCGGCCGGACTCAAGCCCGCGCTCGAAGGCGCGCGGGCCCTGTTCGTGCTGCTCTCCGGCGATCTGCACGCCGCCGGGGCCGAACCCGCCGACATCATCGGCGAGGCGGCGGCCGCAGGAGTGCGCCGCGTGGTCCTGCTGTCCACGCTCGGTGTATCGACCAGGCCGTACGGACCGACGCGGATCGCGATGCGCGCCCTTGAGGACACGCTGCGGGAGAGCGGCCTCGAGTGGGCCGTCCTGCGACCGGGCGGCTTCGCCTCGAACGCGCTGTGGTGGGCCGAGTCCGTCCGTACGCGCCGGATGGTGGCCGCGCCCTTCGGAGACATCGGGGTGCCGGTCGTCGACCCGGTGGACATCGCCGAGGTCGCGGCGGCGTGCCTCGTCGAGGACCGGCACGCCGGTGGCGTGTACGAGCTGACCGGACCGGCGGTCATCACCCCGCGCGGCCAGGCCGAGGCCATCGCCGCCGCGCTGGGCGAGCCCGTACGGTTCCACGAGCTCACCCGCGAGGAGGCCAAGGCGGGCATGACCGCCACGATGCCGGGGGAACTCGCCGACGACACGCTGGACATCATCGGCTCCCCGAACCCGGCCGAACTGCGCGTCAGCCCGGACGTCGAGCGCGTCCTCGGCCGGCCGCCGCGCCCGTTCGCCGAGTGGGCGGCCCGCAATGTGGCGGCGTTCCGCTGAGCGGGGGTGGTCGCTGAGCGGCGGCGGTCGTGGTCGTCGCGGGCGGAGACGTACCGCGACGTACCGGGACGGCGGCCGCCCCAGCGAGGGTCGCCGAGTCAGTCGGCGGGGTTCGCCGAACCAGTCAGCGGGGATCGCCGAACCAGTGGCCGAGCGCCGCTTCGAGGCCGACCGTGCCGGCCCAGCACACATAGCCGTCGGGCCGGATGAGCATCGGCTCGGTGGCGGCGCCCCGGCCCGCGACGTCCACCCGGTCCGACCAGGGCTCGGCGGCCTTGGCGAACGCGTCGTCCGGGTCGAGCAGGACGCCCCGGCCGGACCGCAGGAGTTCGTGCGTCCGGGTCGTGCCGAGGTCCAGGTCCGGTACGGGGCGGCCGGTCAGCGGGTGGCCGCCGTCGAGGTCCGGCATCGGGTAGCGCAGGGCCATCCCGGACATCAGACCGCCCAAATGGCGCTGCACGTCCGGGAGTTGGGCGAGCTCCGTGAAGATCTCCCGGGCGGCCAGCACACCCGGGTCGCGGGTGCCGGCCCAGTCCATCAGGAGGCTCTGGGCCCGTACGTTGCGCAGGACGGCGGCGCCGGCGGGATGGCGTTCCGCGTGGTAGGTGTCGAGCAGGCCCTCGGGCGCCCACCCGTGCACGGCCGCGCCGAGCTTCCAGCCGAGGTTGTACGCGTCCTGGAGCCCGGTGTTCATGCCCTGTGCCCCGAGCGGGAGGTGGACGTGGGCGGCGTCGCCCGCGAGGAACACCCGCCCGTGCCGGTAGCGCTCGGCCTGCCGCGACGCGTTGGTGATGCGGCGCGCGTAGCGCAGTTCGAGCAGCCGCACCCGGGCGCCGAACACGGTGCTCAGACCACGGCGTACGTCGTCCTCGGTCACCGGTGTGTCCCTCGGCAGCGACGACTGGCCCGGCCCGCCGAGCACCAGCCGGCGCATCGGCCTGCCCCGGTCGTCGGTGCCGAGCGGGAAGAGCGCCGCGAAGTGTCCGTCCTCGTTCCAGGTGTGCGAGGCGACCGCGTCGGCGCCGTCGAGGCGTACGTCGGCGGCCGTGGTCGTCGACGTACCGGGCTCGCCGGGGAACGCGGCACCCAGCAGCGACCGTACGGTGCTGTGGGCGCCGTCGGCCGCGACGAGGTAACGGCAGCGCAGGGCGGCGCCGTTGGCGAAGGCGGCGGTGACCCCGGACTCGTCCTGAGTGAGCCCGGTCAGCTCATGTGCCCGCCGGACGTGCAGGCCGCGCGCGGCGAGATGGCGCTCGAAGAACCCCTCGATCACCACCTGCGGCACGGACCGCCAGGGCAGCCGGTGGGCGGCGAAGGGAAGCGGTATCCCGGCGAAGTGGCCGGAGGCGGTGGGATGGTCCCCGGTGGCGAGGAGCGGTTCCAGCAGCCCCCGCTGGTCGAACGCCTCCAGGGTGCGGGGCTGCACGCCGCCGGCCTTGGACAGGTCGCTGCGGCGCGGCAGCCTGTCGACGAGGACGGCCGAGACGCCGGCCGTGAGCAGTTCGTTGGCGAGCGCCAGCCCGGTGGGTCCCGCGCCGACGACGAGGACGTCGGTGGGGGTGGGGGTGGGGGTTGGGGAGTGGGCGGGGATGTTGGTGCCGGGGTGGGGGTGGGTGCCGGGGTCGGCGTCCATGGGGTCTCCTCGGGTGGTTGATGGGGTGGTGGGTGGCGGTCGGGGGGTGGTGGGTGGTGCGCGGTGCGCGGTGCGCGGTGGTCGGGGGTGGTGGGTGGTGCGCGGTGGTCGGGGGGTGGTGGGTGGTGCGCGGTGGTCGGGGGGTGGTGGGTGGTGCGCGGTGGTCGGGGGGTGGTGGGTGGTGCGCGGTGGGTGGTGCCGGTGCCCGGCCCCGGCGGCCGATGACCGGTTCCGGCAGCCGGGGATCCGTGCTCCGTGCTCCGTGCTCCGTGCTCCGCGATGCGCGCTCCGCGATGCGTGCTCCGCGTCCCGTGCGCGGGGTTTCCGACGCCCTGGCTCCGTCGAGCGGGGCAGGACCAACCCTCCGCGTGCCGCCCCCGACCGCCCCTCAACCACCCCGATTCCGGCGCGACTTGACACCGGCTAGCCTCGGCCCGGTGGAATCCGACTTCGACGACCTCGACCGGCGGCTCGTACACGCCCTGCAAATCGACGGCCGCGCCCCGTTCAGCGTCATCGCCGCCGTACTGGGGGTGTCGGACCGTACGGTCGCCCGCCGGTACGCCCGGCTGCGGGCGACCGGGGCGGTACGGGTGCTCGGCGGGGTCGACGCGACCGCGCTGGGCGCCGATGTGTGGCTGCTGCGGGTGCGGTGCGCGCCGGCGGCGTCCGTGCCGGTTGCCGAGGCGCTGGCCCGGCGAGCCGACACGTCCTGGGTGAGCCTGAGTTCGGGCGGCACCGAGGTCACGTGCGCGGTCCGTACCGAGAGCGAGGCGGACAGCGAGGCGCTGCTGCTCGCGAAACTGCCGGGCACCCCGCGTGTGGAGGGCGTGACCGCGCACTCGGTGCTGCACGCGTTCTACGGCGGCCCGGACAACGTGGTCGGAAAGCTCGGATCACTGGACGAGGAGGAGGCGGAGCGGTTGCGTCCGCCGCGAGCGCCGCGTGCGGCGGGACGGATCCGGCTCGACGACGCCGACCGCGCGCTGATCGCCGTGCTCGCCGCCGACGGCCGGGCCGGGTACGAGGAGCTGGCCGGCGCGACCGGCTGGTCGCCGACGACGGTCCGGCGCCGGGTGGCGCAACTGCGCGCGCACGGGGTGCTCTACCTCGACATCGACGTGGACTGGCGCATGTTCGGCGTACGCACCAGGACTTTGCTGTGGCTCTCGGTCGCCCCGGCCCACCTGGAGGAGGCGGGCCACGCCCTGGCCGCCCACCCGGAAGTGGCCTTCGCGGCCGCCACGACGGGCCCGGCCAACCTGTACGCGAGCGTGGTCTGCGCGGACCAGCGCGCCCTGTACCACTACCTGACCACCCGGGTGTCCGCCCTCCCCTCCATCACCCACCTGGAATCGGCCCCGGTGATCAGAACGGTCAAGCAGGCGGGAAGCCGGTGGGGGCGGGGGTCGGGGGCGTACGGCTAGGGGGTGCGGCCGGCGGGGCGGGAACGGATCAGCGGGGCGTGGGGGGCGTCGGCGCTGGGTCGGCGGCGAGCAGCAGCGCGGCGAAGGCCACGGCGGCGGCCGCCTGGTACCCGACCCACACCTCGCCCCCGGCGGTACTGCTCTGCCGGGCCAGCAGGAGTCCGACGGCGGCGGTCACGACCCAGCCGATGTCGTAGGCGGCCATGAGCCGTAGGCAGGTGCGCGCGGACCGGTCGCGCGCATGGCGGATCTCGATACCGCCGCACGCCAGCAGGGCGACCCCGGACACGGCCATCAGCCAGCCGGACACCCCCAGCAGACGGCCGAGCGGGACCGCGCCGACGAGGTAGACAGCGGCCAGCACCACCTTGAAGACGCCATCGCCGACAATCCCGGCCCGTGTCCGGCGTGCCGCCGTATGCACCACGGTTCGCGTCATGAGCACCCCTCCCTGAGCATCGGCCTGCGTCTCTCCAGCATTCGCATAATGAGATTACGGTAATAATGAACCTATGAGGATGACAAGAGCGGAAGCGCGGGAGCGGAACCGGCGAGCGTTGCTGGACGCCGCGTTCCAGGTCGTCTCGCGGGACGGGCAGCGAGCCAGGCTCGAGGAGATCGCGGAGCGCGCGGAGGTGACCACGGGGGCCATCTACTCGCTGTTCGGCAGCAAGAACGCTCTGGTGGTCGCCACCGTCGCCGACCACCTGAGGCCGTACTACGAGGAGATCGAGCGGGCGGTCCCCTCCGGCCTCGACCTGCTGGAGGCGGCCGACGCCTTCGCCCGCCACTACCGCCGCACCTGCGATGCCCCGGACGCGCTGCCCCATCTGTCGCTCCAGATCACGCTGCTCGACATGGCGCTGCACGACCCGGACCTCGGGACCCGCCTCGCCACGTCCGTCCGGGCGCAGGAGGAGCACCTGGTCGCGCTGTTCACTGGGCGGGCGCACAACGGCACCGTGGTGACGCGACCTCAGGCCCAACGCCTGGCAACCGCCCTCAGAGCCCTGTTCGTGGGCCTGGGCCAGGGCATCCCGCTGGGCCTGGCCCCCGCCGCCGACGAACAGTTCTTCGCGACCGCGGCCCGCGCGTTGGCATCGGGCCTGACCTGCACGGATGCGGATGCGGACACGGATGCGGATGCGGACACGGATGCGGGCGCGGACGCGGACGTGAGTACGGACGCTCCATGACGACGTGCCGACGTGCCGACGTGCCGACTTGCCGACGTGACAATCCCGTGGCCCGGGCTCAGGGCGCCCCGGTGGGCTTCGTCCTGGTGGGGGTGTGCCGGCTGGGGATGTCGCGCGGCGGTTCCCAGACCGAGCAGTCGTGGGCGAAGAGCACACGGCGCGGGTCGAAGTCGAAGAGCCGGTCCAGCCAGTGCCGATAGGGCGGAAGCGGTTGCTCCACGCCGTGCAGGGCCGCGTGGCGGGCCAGGTGCTCGGACGCGAAGTCCGAGGCGAAGTCGTGCGCCTGGCCGGCCAGGACCACGGTGCCGTCGCCCTGCCGCAGGACCAGCGACTGGTGCCCCGGAGTGTGCCCGGGCGTCGGAATGATCCAGACCTCTGGCCGGATCTCGGTCTCGCCGACGATCTCCTCGTAGGTCGCGCCGGGGAAGTCGATCAGCTCGGCGAAGGTGTAATCGCCCCGACGGGCCGCGGCCAGCTCGACGTCCTGAACCACGATGGGCGTACCGCCCAGAAGGGGGTTACCGCCGCAGTGGTCGAAGTGCAGATGGCAGTTCACGACCAGGGAGATGTCGTCGAGCGCGACCCCGGACGCGGACAGGACGTCCTGCAACGCGCGGCGCCGGGGCCGGTAGTGCGCTTCGGTTTCGGGGTCCCCTGCGCCGATACCGGTGTCGAAGAGGATGAGCCCGTCGGGGTGCCGCACCAGGTAGGCAAGAGCGGGTTCGACCCTGGGCCGGGTCCCTCCTGTCTCCGCTGCGGGTCGGACGAAGTACCCCAGATCCAGTCGGCGCACCGCCATGTGCTTCCCCATACGGCCATCCTGGCCGGGCCACGACGGCGGCAGCCAGCGGGTCCGCCGACAGCTGAACCGCCGGGTGCTCCCGTGGGAGCCGCAGGGCCCGCGTGACGCGGCGGGCAGGGGTTGTCGTAGGCGCGCGCTACAGTCCGTTCCTCCGACTGGGGAGGGCTCATGGCGACCGAGTGGGGCTTGACGATCGACTGCGCGCACCCGGCGAAGCTGGCCGCGTTCTGGTCACTGGCGTTGGGCTACAGGGTGGGGCAGACCGACTGGCCGCGCACAGGGTGTCGGCGTCGCGGGCGGCGGCCCGGATGCCAACTCGCCCGGTGCCGCAGGCCGTTGTCAGTGGGGCGGGGCAGGATCACGGGCATGACGCCCTTGCTTCTTTCCGACATCGAGCGAGCCGTGCGCGGCAGCTGGAGTGCCGAGACATGCACGCCCGAGTTCCGATCGCGCTGGACCGAGGACAACCCGGCCCGGGACCAGTGCGGAGTGACCGCGATGGTGGTCCATGACCTGCTGGGGGGTGAACTGCTCCGTGGGGAGGTCCACGTGGACGGAGAGCGTGTGGACTTCCACTGGTGGAACCGGTTGGGCGGGGGCATCGAAGTCGATCTCACGCGTGAGCAGTTCGGCCCTGAGGAGACCGTCACGGGCGGTGTCGTGGTCCCCCGCCCGCCCGTGACCGAGTGGCGCAGGCTCCGTGAGGAGTACGCCCTGCTCCGCGACCGGGTCCTGAAGAAGCTCGATCAGCAGCGGGCGGGTGCCGGCGATCGTGCCGCTGCGGACCTGGGTGGGACGCGTGGATGAGCTGGTCGAGCGGGTGGACGAGCAGGACCGGGTCTTGGCGGTGGTTGCCCGGCGCGAGGCCGTTCGCCGTGGCTGGCCGCACCGGATCGCCGTGACGGTATGCCGCGACCGGCAGGGCCGGATCCTCGTGCACCGTCGCGCCGAGCACGTCGATCGGTTCCCCGGGCACTACGAGGTGGCGGCAGGTGGCGCCGTCGCCCCGGGGGAGTCCTATGAGGAAGCCGCATCGCGCGAACTAGCCGAGGAACTGGGTGTCCGTGTGCCGGTCCGCTTCATCGTGAAGTTCCTCAACCGCGCCGGAATCAGCCCCCATTGGCTCGCCGTGCACGAGGCCGTCCTGTCCGGCCGGCCGCGCCCTGACCCCGACGAAGTGACGTGGAACGGCTGGCTGTCGGAGCCGGAGCTCCGCGGATCGATGCGGGAGAAACTGTTCACTCCGGACACCCGCGATGTGCTGAGTCACTACTTTTCCTCCGTGGAACGCTGAGGCCACTGATCGCCCTGGTCTCTGTTCGCCCTGGACTTTTGCGCCTTGCCGCCACGGGTCGTCGCCGCACGAGGCCATCCCTCCCGCCGAGGGGGCCACACCTTGAACGCGCCGCGGTATCCCAACGTGGCGCCGCACACTTTTGCAAGCGGGTGCTTGCAAAAGTTAGCGGGGGTGGTGCACCCTCGGGGTATGGCATCGCTCAACGTCGGCAATCTCGGCGCATACCTGCGCGAACAGCGGCGCACCGCGCAGCTGTCGTTGCGGCAGCTCGCCGATGCCGCCGGGGTGTCCAATCCGTATCTGAGCCAGATCGAGCGCGGGCTGCGTAAGCCGAGTGCGGACATTTTGCAGCAGCTCGCCAAGGCGCTGCGGATCTCCGCCGAGACGCTGTACGTGCAGGCCGGCATCCTCGACGAGCGGTCTCCCGAGGCCGCGGGGACGCGCAGCGTCATCCTCGCCGACCCCTCGCTCAACGAGCGGCAGAAGCAGGTTCTGCTCCAGATCTACGAGTCCTTCCGCAAGGAGAACGGGCTCGACACCGGCACGGACACCGAAAGCGCCGCCGACGGCAGCGATGCCGACCACCCTCAAGCGAGCAACTGAGCACTGATCCGGGAGGACAGTCATGGCCATC
Protein-coding regions in this window:
- a CDS encoding GNAT family N-acetyltransferase codes for the protein MSTPARSDIEVRTVAESEFVAWMKAMSTGFLKAAPPSEDYTRDLMAHTDLGRVRGAFDGGRCVATFRSFAQELTVPGGAALPVSAVSAVTVAPTHRRRGLLSRMMAADLAGARERGELASTLIAAEYPIYGRYGYGPATWLTEWEIDTARTGLDPHWSRPECGGRVDLVDPADAAKLGTEVFERFRPFQPGAINRDRRWWDRATGVNRRDASWTEPFFAVYRTADGDPAGIVTYTADERWSDAKLPENTATVRSLIGLTPQADRALWHYLCSIDWIRTVRTGYRAPDDLLPLFFPNPRAARIVTHSDSLWLRLLDVAAALEARAYDAEGGGNIVLEVEDATGLTAGRFLLEADRSGARCAPTTREAELVLDVRELASLYLGDESASRLLGLGRVTEARAGAALRADALFRTARRPWCPDMF
- a CDS encoding helix-turn-helix domain-containing protein; translated protein: MTRAEARERNRRALLDAAFQVVSRDGQRARLEEIAERAEVTTGAIYSLFGSKNALVVATVADHLRPYYEEIERAVPSGLDLLEAADAFARHYRRTCDAPDALPHLSLQITLLDMALHDPDLGTRLATSVRAQEEHLVALFTGRAHNGTVVTRPQAQRLATALRALFVGLGQGIPLGLAPAADEQFFATAARALASGLTCTDADADTDADADTDAGADADVSTDAP
- a CDS encoding NAD(P)H-binding protein; the encoded protein is MIVVTGATGNIGRPLTRALAEAGQPVTAVSRRPAEVPDGVRHVVADLSDPAGLKPALEGARALFVLLSGDLHAAGAEPADIIGEAAAAGVRRVVLLSTLGVSTRPYGPTRIAMRALEDTLRESGLEWAVLRPGGFASNALWWAESVRTRRMVAAPFGDIGVPVVDPVDIAEVAAACLVEDRHAGGVYELTGPAVITPRGQAEAIAAALGEPVRFHELTREEAKAGMTATMPGELADDTLDIIGSPNPAELRVSPDVERVLGRPPRPFAEWAARNVAAFR
- a CDS encoding FAD-dependent monooxygenase, producing the protein MDADPGTHPHPGTNIPAHSPTPTPTPTDVLVVGAGPTGLALANELLTAGVSAVLVDRLPRRSDLSKAGGVQPRTLEAFDQRGLLEPLLATGDHPTASGHFAGIPLPFAAHRLPWRSVPQVVIEGFFERHLAARGLHVRRAHELTGLTQDESGVTAAFANGAALRCRYLVAADGAHSTVRSLLGAAFPGEPGTSTTTAADVRLDGADAVASHTWNEDGHFAALFPLGTDDRGRPMRRLVLGGPGQSSLPRDTPVTEDDVRRGLSTVFGARVRLLELRYARRITNASRQAERYRHGRVFLAGDAAHVHLPLGAQGMNTGLQDAYNLGWKLGAAVHGWAPEGLLDTYHAERHPAGAAVLRNVRAQSLLMDWAGTRDPGVLAAREIFTELAQLPDVQRHLGGLMSGMALRYPMPDLDGGHPLTGRPVPDLDLGTTRTHELLRSGRGVLLDPDDAFAKAAEPWSDRVDVAGRGAATEPMLIRPDGYVCWAGTVGLEAALGHWFGDPR
- a CDS encoding Lrp/AsnC family transcriptional regulator, whose amino-acid sequence is MESDFDDLDRRLVHALQIDGRAPFSVIAAVLGVSDRTVARRYARLRATGAVRVLGGVDATALGADVWLLRVRCAPAASVPVAEALARRADTSWVSLSSGGTEVTCAVRTESEADSEALLLAKLPGTPRVEGVTAHSVLHAFYGGPDNVVGKLGSLDEEEAERLRPPRAPRAAGRIRLDDADRALIAVLAADGRAGYEELAGATGWSPTTVRRRVAQLRAHGVLYLDIDVDWRMFGVRTRTLLWLSVAPAHLEEAGHALAAHPEVAFAAATTGPANLYASVVCADQRALYHYLTTRVSALPSITHLESAPVIRTVKQAGSRWGRGSGAYG
- a CDS encoding ABC transporter substrate-binding protein, which encodes MSTPGAGRSSGPVSLTRTSPRTAVRSPMRWAGGALPIQRDHDLAGLRLAELRALRRQSQRDEADLSYVRRLLHGRIDILRAELARRTGPQAPVVERLAEILTDAPSSHRASARHVTLSAPRNEEYRILAAEMDAEVELSDLAARTDDELHTATGRLIRYEQQVSRRRQELQRTADDCSAEIARRYRDGEAQVDDLLI
- a CDS encoding NUDIX domain-containing protein — its product is MDELVERVDEQDRVLAVVARREAVRRGWPHRIAVTVCRDRQGRILVHRRAEHVDRFPGHYEVAAGGAVAPGESYEEAASRELAEELGVRVPVRFIVKFLNRAGISPHWLAVHEAVLSGRPRPDPDEVTWNGWLSEPELRGSMREKLFTPDTRDVLSHYFSSVER
- a CDS encoding N-acyl homoserine lactonase family protein, which gives rise to MGKHMAVRRLDLGYFVRPAAETGGTRPRVEPALAYLVRHPDGLILFDTGIGAGDPETEAHYRPRRRALQDVLSASGVALDDISLVVNCHLHFDHCGGNPLLGGTPIVVQDVELAAARRGDYTFAELIDFPGATYEEIVGETEIRPEVWIIPTPGHTPGHQSLVLRQGDGTVVLAGQAHDFASDFASEHLARHAALHGVEQPLPPYRHWLDRLFDFDPRRVLFAHDCSVWEPPRDIPSRHTPTRTKPTGAP
- a CDS encoding helix-turn-helix transcriptional regulator; translated protein: MASLNVGNLGAYLREQRRTAQLSLRQLADAAGVSNPYLSQIERGLRKPSADILQQLAKALRISAETLYVQAGILDERSPEAAGTRSVILADPSLNERQKQVLLQIYESFRKENGLDTGTDTESAADGSDADHPQASN
- a CDS encoding asparaginase, translating into MTAVSPTSPISQVASPIPPVLAEVVRSGFVEGHHRGSLVVLAADGSVEFALGDPAAPVFPRSSNKPMQAAAVLRAGLDLSGQRLAIAAASHSGEGFHLDLVRTMLAEHGLSPDDLQTPPDLPLDAAEAETYLAAGHVRDRLTMNCSGKHAAMLAACKLNGWDLGTYLDPAHPLQRLAHDSVEAAAGEPVASVGTDGCGAPLMAISLTGLARAFRTFATAAPDTVEGRVAEAMRAHPEYVAGTRRPDTWLMREVPGALSKMGAEAVQAFALADGRALAFKVDDGAIRSLGPILARALRLMGVDAPVVERIGRAPLFGGAAEVGEIRATF